One segment of Pontibacter akesuensis DNA contains the following:
- the ispE gene encoding 4-(cytidine 5'-diphospho)-2-C-methyl-D-erythritol kinase, which yields MLDFPNAKINLGLYLTEKRPDGFHNLQSCFYPVQWSDALEILPSEREQFDMSGLPVPGSAESNLCLKAYKLLQQDYSLPPVHMHLHKVIPMGAGLGGGSADAAFTLRILNKLFELNLSADTLENYARQLGSDCAFFVRNKPVVATQRGDVFEPATVDLKGYTCVVVYPGIHITTAEAYGSIKPKLPTCDMHMLLKQDVEVWRSVLHNDFEEALFPKYPELQQVKNKLYEAGATYASMTGSGSAVYGLFKEKAPGELVFPGHYAVWKGLL from the coding sequence ATGCTCGACTTCCCGAACGCGAAAATCAACCTTGGCCTTTACCTTACCGAAAAGCGGCCTGACGGCTTTCATAACCTGCAGTCGTGCTTTTACCCGGTGCAGTGGAGTGATGCGTTGGAGATATTGCCCTCTGAGCGGGAACAGTTTGATATGAGTGGATTACCGGTGCCTGGAAGCGCCGAGAGCAACCTGTGCCTAAAGGCATATAAACTGCTGCAGCAGGATTACAGTCTGCCGCCCGTGCACATGCACCTGCACAAGGTAATCCCGATGGGAGCCGGTTTAGGCGGTGGCTCTGCCGACGCGGCCTTCACGCTGCGTATTCTGAACAAGCTGTTTGAGCTGAACCTGAGCGCAGATACGCTGGAGAACTATGCCCGCCAACTGGGCTCCGACTGCGCTTTCTTTGTGCGGAACAAGCCGGTGGTCGCCACCCAGCGGGGCGATGTGTTTGAGCCGGCAACGGTAGACCTGAAAGGCTATACTTGTGTGGTGGTGTATCCGGGCATCCACATCACCACAGCCGAGGCCTACGGCAGCATCAAACCAAAGCTACCCACCTGCGACATGCACATGCTGCTGAAGCAGGACGTAGAAGTATGGCGCAGTGTGCTGCACAACGATTTTGAGGAAGCGCTGTTTCCCAAATACCCGGAGCTGCAGCAGGTAAAAAACAAGCTCTACGAGGCAGGCGCCACCTATGCTTCTATGACGGGTTCCGGCTCGGCAGTTTACGGCCTTTTTAAGGAGAAGGCGCCTGGTGAGTTAGTCTTTCCGGGACACTACGCTGTCTGGAAAGGCCTGCTTTAA